A single Clostridiales bacterium DNA region contains:
- a CDS encoding zinc ABC transporter solute-binding protein: MKKFLSYIFSLVLMFFLIFSFAGCGEKEQDQGLKVYTSFFTLYDFATKIAQDCAKVYNIMPAGANAHTWTPSPKDIVNLNKADMFIYNGLGMEHWTEQVIKTLDNDLLIVKVSQGIEVLDDQEHNDHNGHDRETVDPHIWLSPKNAKIILQNIKNAFIQIDPDNADKYETNYQYYADLCDGLDGDFLSELEGFSRRDIVVTKNAFSYLCREYGLNQVALGGVHETDPSAEKVAQIADFIKNNNVKVIFYEPMSQNLAQALATEDFDKGVQIEIKILNPLESLSQEDLEKGDDYFKIMWDNLAAIKYALNKQNGLT; the protein is encoded by the coding sequence ATGAAAAAATTTTTGTCGTATATATTTAGCTTGGTCCTAATGTTTTTTTTAATATTTAGTTTTGCGGGCTGCGGGGAAAAAGAACAAGACCAAGGTCTTAAAGTATATACCAGCTTTTTTACCCTTTACGACTTCGCGACCAAGATCGCCCAAGATTGCGCAAAAGTCTATAATATTATGCCTGCGGGCGCGAACGCGCATACTTGGACGCCCAGCCCCAAAGATATAGTCAATTTAAATAAAGCCGATATGTTTATCTATAACGGTTTAGGGATGGAGCATTGGACCGAACAGGTCATAAAAACGCTAGATAATGATTTATTGATAGTTAAAGTTTCCCAAGGCATAGAAGTTTTGGACGATCAAGAGCATAACGATCATAACGGACACGACCGCGAGACAGTTGACCCGCATATTTGGCTTTCCCCCAAAAACGCTAAAATCATCTTACAAAATATAAAAAACGCCTTTATTCAAATAGACCCTGATAACGCGGATAAATACGAAACCAATTACCAATATTACGCCGACCTTTGCGACGGGCTTGACGGTGATTTTTTGTCGGAGCTTGAGGGATTTTCAAGACGCGACATAGTGGTAACAAAAAACGCTTTTTCTTATTTGTGCCGAGAATACGGCCTTAACCAAGTAGCGTTAGGCGGCGTCCATGAAACCGATCCTAGCGCCGAAAAAGTCGCCCAAATCGCGGATTTTATAAAAAACAACAATGTCAAGGTAATATTTTACGAGCCAATGAGCCAAAATTTAGCCCAAGCCTTAGCGACAGAGGATTTTGACAAGGGCGTTCAAATAGAAATAAAAATCCTTAACCCCTTGGAAAGTCTAAGCCAAGAGGATTTGGAAAAAGGCGACGATTATTTTAAGATAATGTGGGATAACCTTGCCGCCATAAAATACGCGCTAAATAAGCAAAACGGATTAACATAA